In Bdellovibrionales bacterium, one genomic interval encodes:
- a CDS encoding DUF192 domain-containing protein, translating to MKLINKTSQNEICSRVITADSFGARSKGLIGTKTFDDSALFIAGCNWIHTFFMSIPIDVLYVDDDLVVKKVQSGLRPWRLPAPVFSAKAVFELPAGLAQEKKIKVGDALHVGD from the coding sequence GTGAAGCTGATCAATAAAACTTCACAAAATGAAATTTGCTCTCGCGTGATCACTGCCGACTCCTTTGGGGCGCGCAGCAAGGGTCTTATCGGAACTAAAACTTTCGATGACTCGGCCTTATTTATTGCCGGCTGCAACTGGATCCATACATTTTTTATGTCCATCCCTATCGACGTTCTTTATGTGGACGACGACTTAGTCGTAAAGAAAGTCCAATCGGGATTACGTCCTTGGCGCCTTCCCGCCCCGGTATTTTCGGCGAAAGCCGTGTTCGAACTACCGGCGGGACTCGCTCAGGAAAAAAAGATTAAAGTAGGAGACGCTTTACATGTGGGCGATTAA
- a CDS encoding DivIVA domain-containing protein, with the protein MRIAPLDITHKTFSKKMMGLDPQEVYDFLRDVADQMEELVRDKEKLKEDIARKDKEMVEYVERDQALRHTIQAASKMSDQFREDAEREAQLIIGDAKQRAEMMVVDARDALKRMYHEISELKRARMQFETNLRSMMEAHIHLLDQGHKVFADPVVADKETHREPRRESRRDSNAEAGVEAGRDVVIEDKDIMTPYTFGTA; encoded by the coding sequence ATGAGAATAGCTCCATTAGACATTACACATAAAACGTTTTCCAAAAAAATGATGGGTCTGGATCCCCAGGAAGTTTACGACTTTTTGCGAGATGTGGCCGATCAAATGGAAGAACTGGTGCGCGATAAAGAAAAACTCAAAGAAGATATCGCACGCAAAGATAAAGAAATGGTGGAGTATGTCGAGCGAGATCAAGCTTTGCGACATACGATTCAAGCCGCTTCTAAAATGTCGGATCAATTCCGCGAAGATGCTGAGCGCGAAGCTCAATTGATCATTGGCGATGCCAAACAGCGCGCCGAGATGATGGTGGTCGACGCCCGTGATGCCCTGAAAAGAATGTATCATGAGATCTCGGAGCTCAAGCGGGCCCGCATGCAGTTTGAGACCAACCTCCGTTCGATGATGGAGGCTCATATCCATCTCCTTGATCAAGGCCATAAAGTTTTTGCAGACCCTGTGGTCGCCGACAAGGAAACACATCGCGAGCCTCGCCGCGAGAGCCGTAGAGACTCTAACGCAGAAGCCGGCGTGGAAGCTGGCCGAGACGTGGTGATCGAGGACAAAGACATCATGACTCCTTACACGTTTGGCACCGCATAA
- a CDS encoding pyrroline-5-carboxylate reductase, whose product MFLKNRKVGIIGAGNMGQAIIKGWIDSGTLTPAQISVTNRSAGKLEKLTKNYPIQIAHSNEELAEQCNIILLAVKPQDLQEAAEQFSSSMVPETILISLVAGVDLSSLRKFFPEGSLHRVMMNTAVNVQKGVIGFVSKDSVYDGLMQELFSPIGLTISLEEGDPFEAFTVASSSGTGFVFELMSYWQEWIVEHGLEPELARAIVTQTFLGAAQLAENSVDSFEDLQNKVVSKKGMTAAGLESMRSLEVEGLMRMSFNKAALRFRELGNGKN is encoded by the coding sequence ATGTTTCTAAAAAATCGTAAAGTAGGCATCATTGGTGCCGGTAACATGGGCCAAGCCATTATCAAAGGTTGGATCGACTCTGGGACTCTGACCCCTGCGCAAATTAGCGTTACTAATCGCTCTGCGGGGAAGCTAGAAAAGCTCACAAAAAATTACCCGATTCAGATTGCTCACAGCAATGAAGAGCTGGCCGAACAATGCAACATTATTCTTCTCGCGGTAAAGCCTCAAGATTTGCAAGAGGCGGCCGAGCAGTTTTCAAGTTCAATGGTTCCGGAAACAATTCTAATTAGTCTCGTAGCTGGTGTGGATCTATCTTCGTTGCGAAAATTTTTTCCCGAGGGAAGTTTACATCGCGTGATGATGAATACAGCAGTGAATGTGCAAAAGGGCGTGATCGGGTTTGTCAGTAAAGACTCAGTTTACGACGGTCTCATGCAAGAATTATTTTCTCCGATTGGTCTGACAATCTCTCTGGAAGAGGGTGATCCCTTCGAAGCGTTCACCGTGGCGAGCTCCAGTGGGACTGGTTTTGTTTTTGAGTTGATGTCGTACTGGCAAGAGTGGATCGTAGAGCATGGCCTCGAGCCCGAGCTCGCGCGAGCCATTGTCACTCAAACATTTTTAGGGGCCGCACAGCTCGCTGAAAATTCAGTGGATTCCTTCGAAGATTTACAAAACAAAGTTGTTTCCAAAAAGGGAATGACGGCCGCAGGATTGGAGTCCATGCGGTCGCTCGAAGTTGAAGGTTTGATGCGAATGAGTTTTAACAAAGCGGCGCTCCGCTTTCGCGAACTGGGTAACGGTAAAAATTAA
- a CDS encoding Maf family protein: MFNLVLASKSPRRKFFLEQWGFVFDTIPIEISEILDKNLSIECAVEDLAQRKAQALVQSGKLEGAGTYLILSADTIVYQNGQEIGKPKDQEDAFRTLKKLSGTHHQVITAYCLWPYNTPPVVGHSVSDVKFRPLSDQEIRDYIATGDPMDKAGSYGIQSLGRHFVETFTGTLENIAGLPIQQIDQVIKNKGWVLATKGKNVSKKS, from the coding sequence ATGTTCAACCTCGTCCTTGCTTCCAAATCGCCACGACGAAAATTCTTTCTTGAACAGTGGGGTTTTGTGTTCGACACAATCCCTATTGAAATATCGGAAATTCTTGATAAAAACCTGAGTATTGAATGTGCAGTTGAGGACTTGGCTCAGCGTAAAGCACAGGCCTTGGTCCAGTCGGGAAAACTTGAGGGTGCAGGGACCTATTTAATCCTTTCTGCCGACACGATCGTCTACCAAAACGGCCAGGAGATCGGTAAGCCCAAGGACCAGGAAGACGCCTTTAGGACTCTCAAAAAACTTTCGGGAACCCATCATCAGGTGATTACCGCCTACTGCTTGTGGCCCTACAATACCCCTCCAGTTGTGGGGCATAGTGTTTCCGACGTCAAATTTAGACCCCTCTCCGACCAAGAAATTCGTGACTATATCGCTACCGGTGACCCCATGGATAAAGCCGGCTCCTATGGAATTCAAAGTTTAGGTCGCCACTTTGTCGAAACTTTTACGGGAACTTTGGAAAATATTGCGGGATTACCTATACAGCAAATCGACCAAGTGATAAAAAACAAGGGTTGGGTTTTGGCCACAAAGGGGAAAAATGTTTCTAAAAAATCGTAA
- a CDS encoding FHA domain-containing protein, protein MSAALQVQSPDIRFVLKVTAGPNKGDIFRISPPGLLIGRDSLTCKIALSDPRVSRQQCRIDFHPQGISIEDLSGKSTTLVNGTPLTKIHELNRGDEIQMGDTFFTFEVISDKTAGALRPATEGGFKPPTPYSAPAPQYSGPKKSYKGYMIIGGVLALGALVFFLLPTAAKTNSTAKVTTNEVLDEKIQKVIEQQQRLESARGELADDKSQGYYNHYTAEKNYIRGFRDYQNGKYSRAMEAFQTTLAVDPNHGNARRYYRLADKKRQEQVDQQMDLGLKYKDKNQYRLCVAAFAKVLQIINKPSDKKYILAKEQIKECRLCQGGQCSPENKKKEVNGTSQN, encoded by the coding sequence ATGAGTGCAGCCTTACAGGTGCAATCCCCCGACATTCGATTTGTCCTAAAGGTGACCGCAGGTCCCAATAAAGGTGATATTTTTAGAATATCTCCCCCGGGGCTATTGATCGGTCGGGATTCTCTCACTTGTAAAATCGCTCTGTCAGATCCTCGCGTCAGTCGACAGCAATGTCGTATTGATTTCCACCCGCAGGGTATCTCTATTGAAGATCTCAGTGGAAAATCAACCACGTTAGTGAACGGCACTCCCCTTACAAAAATTCATGAGCTCAATCGCGGCGACGAAATTCAAATGGGTGACACTTTTTTTACCTTTGAGGTCATCAGCGATAAAACGGCCGGCGCGCTTCGCCCGGCCACCGAGGGGGGATTTAAACCTCCGACCCCCTACAGTGCTCCCGCGCCACAATACTCGGGTCCGAAAAAATCCTACAAGGGTTATATGATTATCGGTGGCGTTCTTGCCCTCGGAGCCCTCGTCTTCTTTTTACTTCCGACTGCAGCAAAAACAAATTCTACCGCGAAAGTAACAACCAACGAAGTTCTCGACGAAAAAATTCAAAAGGTCATCGAGCAGCAACAGCGCCTCGAAAGCGCTCGAGGCGAGCTGGCGGATGATAAAAGTCAGGGCTACTACAATCACTACACGGCAGAGAAAAATTATATTCGCGGTTTTAGGGATTACCAAAATGGTAAATACTCTCGCGCCATGGAGGCCTTCCAAACAACTTTGGCGGTGGATCCCAATCATGGGAACGCCCGGAGGTACTATCGTCTTGCCGATAAAAAACGCCAAGAGCAGGTGGATCAACAGATGGACCTTGGACTTAAGTATAAGGACAAAAACCAATATAGGCTTTGTGTGGCCGCATTTGCCAAGGTTTTACAGATTATTAATAAGCCGAGCGATAAAAAGTACATATTAGCTAAAGAACAAATTAAAGAATGCCGTCTATGCCAAGGTGGACAATGTTCTCCGGAGAATAAAAAGAAGGAAGTGAATGGCACGTCTCAAAATTAG
- a CDS encoding valine--tRNA ligase, translating to MSENQLSDRYSPQEVEDRIYQWWMKKDYFRAEDKSTKIPFCIILPPPNVTGFLHMGHALDHTIQDVLIRWKRMSGYNALWVPGTDHAGIATQAVVEKLIYKEEKKTRHDYGREAFVEKIWQWKNTYGERIYEQMKKLGDSVDWDRKVFTLDEGVSQAVRKVFVQLYKKGQIYKGEKLVNWSSPLQSAISDLEVVHKDVKSSIWHIRYPIDGSDEFITIATTRPETMLGDTAVCVHPEDERYAHLVGRPIIVPLALRKVPIIADAYVDKEFGSGALKVTPAHDFNDYELGKKHKLPFINILNKDGTLNDTVPKYAGLSVQEARKRILIELEEGGFLVKTEPISHSVGFCDRTGAVVEPFMSEQWFARMKDISAPARHAVENGSIQFEPEMWVKTYLHWMNNIQDWCVSRQLWWGHRIPAWNCSDCQHITVEEKDPTQCEKCGSKNISQEEDVLDTWFSSALWPFSTLGWPNKTEALKTFYPTDVLVTGHDIIFFWVARMIMMGVENMGDVPFRKVYVHGLIRDSDGRKMSKSLGNSIDPVELINESGADALRFTLMAQMATGKDLKFSMERLEGYRNFINKLWNATRFSLQNMADMPDLKSYKAWNPNDFSTADKWLIYRTQEVTKEVDTALNEMRISDAANALYSFVWHELCDWYLEFSKPVLYKTEGQQKQMTQLVLAQTLNRVVRLLHPFIPFVTEEIYQKLPNKGEACIIDDYPTVKNDSAWLSLGSETAANEMKLVMEIITTLRNIRGENQIKPGLKMKTWVVPSDEQSQKIILHNQTEIMRLANLEELHAKPKDSLAKCAVAPLRLGDIHIDVIVPLEGLVDIEEEIKRLKKAIEKVNKDVQVINNKLGNEKFMKNAPADIVEKDQALLVELKSKITGMEASLKRLGVV from the coding sequence ATGAGCGAAAACCAACTCTCAGATCGTTACTCACCTCAAGAGGTGGAAGATCGCATTTATCAATGGTGGATGAAGAAAGATTATTTTCGTGCCGAAGATAAATCGACGAAAATCCCATTCTGCATTATTCTCCCTCCGCCGAACGTCACAGGCTTTCTCCACATGGGGCACGCGCTAGATCATACGATTCAGGATGTTTTGATCCGTTGGAAAAGAATGTCGGGATACAATGCTCTTTGGGTTCCGGGGACGGATCATGCGGGAATCGCCACTCAAGCTGTTGTTGAAAAGCTCATTTACAAAGAAGAAAAAAAGACTCGACACGATTATGGGCGCGAAGCTTTCGTCGAAAAAATCTGGCAATGGAAAAACACTTATGGCGAGCGCATCTACGAGCAAATGAAAAAGCTCGGTGATTCGGTGGATTGGGATCGTAAGGTCTTTACGTTAGACGAAGGCGTATCTCAAGCGGTAAGAAAAGTATTCGTTCAGTTATATAAAAAAGGTCAGATCTATAAAGGTGAAAAGTTAGTCAATTGGTCATCGCCTCTTCAGTCGGCGATTTCGGATCTCGAGGTGGTCCATAAAGATGTCAAGAGTAGCATCTGGCACATTCGTTATCCGATTGATGGCAGTGATGAGTTTATTACTATTGCCACAACTCGCCCCGAGACGATGTTAGGGGACACCGCGGTTTGTGTGCATCCCGAGGACGAACGTTATGCACATCTTGTCGGTCGACCCATTATTGTGCCACTCGCTCTTCGTAAAGTTCCGATCATCGCCGACGCTTACGTGGACAAAGAGTTTGGAAGTGGGGCCCTCAAAGTGACTCCGGCTCATGACTTTAATGATTATGAGTTAGGTAAAAAGCACAAGCTTCCTTTTATTAATATTCTCAATAAAGACGGAACACTTAACGATACCGTTCCTAAGTATGCTGGTCTTTCTGTTCAGGAGGCTCGCAAACGGATTCTCATCGAATTGGAAGAAGGTGGCTTTCTGGTGAAGACCGAGCCCATCTCCCACTCCGTGGGATTTTGTGATCGCACAGGCGCGGTGGTCGAACCCTTCATGTCGGAGCAGTGGTTTGCGCGCATGAAAGACATCTCGGCCCCGGCTCGTCACGCGGTAGAAAACGGATCCATCCAATTCGAACCCGAGATGTGGGTGAAAACTTATTTGCACTGGATGAACAACATCCAGGATTGGTGCGTGTCTCGGCAGTTGTGGTGGGGGCATAGAATCCCGGCGTGGAACTGTTCGGACTGCCAACACATCACCGTGGAAGAAAAAGATCCAACCCAGTGTGAGAAGTGCGGGAGCAAAAATATTTCTCAGGAGGAAGACGTCCTCGATACATGGTTTAGTTCTGCTCTATGGCCTTTTAGTACGCTCGGTTGGCCGAACAAAACGGAAGCGCTCAAAACCTTTTATCCTACGGATGTTTTAGTGACCGGCCACGATATTATTTTCTTTTGGGTCGCTCGCATGATCATGATGGGTGTCGAAAACATGGGTGATGTGCCGTTTAGGAAAGTTTACGTGCACGGGTTGATTCGTGATTCCGATGGACGAAAAATGTCTAAATCTTTGGGTAACTCCATTGATCCCGTAGAACTTATCAATGAATCGGGTGCGGATGCTTTACGATTTACTTTAATGGCGCAGATGGCGACAGGGAAAGATCTTAAATTTTCCATGGAGCGCTTAGAGGGTTACCGTAATTTTATTAACAAGCTTTGGAATGCGACGCGCTTTAGTTTGCAGAACATGGCCGATATGCCTGATCTCAAATCGTACAAAGCGTGGAACCCGAATGATTTCTCGACGGCCGACAAGTGGTTGATCTATCGCACTCAGGAAGTCACCAAAGAAGTGGATACAGCTCTTAACGAAATGCGCATCTCAGATGCGGCGAATGCCCTCTATTCGTTTGTGTGGCACGAACTCTGCGACTGGTATCTAGAGTTTTCAAAACCCGTTCTTTACAAAACTGAAGGGCAGCAAAAACAAATGACTCAGCTCGTGCTCGCGCAGACTCTGAATCGTGTTGTGCGCCTGTTGCATCCATTTATTCCGTTTGTGACCGAAGAAATTTATCAGAAGCTTCCGAATAAAGGTGAGGCGTGTATTATCGACGATTACCCGACGGTGAAGAATGATTCGGCATGGCTTTCACTCGGTTCCGAGACAGCAGCGAACGAAATGAAGTTGGTGATGGAAATCATCACGACTTTGAGAAATATTCGCGGTGAGAATCAAATTAAGCCGGGTCTTAAAATGAAAACTTGGGTAGTTCCTTCAGATGAGCAAAGCCAAAAGATCATTCTGCACAATCAAACGGAAATCATGCGCTTGGCAAATCTCGAAGAGCTCCACGCTAAGCCGAAAGATTCTCTGGCGAAATGCGCTGTGGCTCCTTTGCGTCTTGGTGACATTCACATCGATGTGATAGTACCTCTCGAGGGTCTAGTAGATATCGAAGAGGAAATTAAGCGCCTTAAAAAGGCCATCGAAAAAGTAAATAAAGACGTCCAGGTCATCAATAATAAGCTCGGCAACGAAAAGTTTATGAAAAATGCCCCGGCCGATATCGTGGAAAAGGATCAAGCTCTCCTCGTCGAATTGAAATCGAAAATCACCGGTATGGAAGCTTCTTTAAAGCGTTTAGGCGTTGTATAA
- a CDS encoding FHA domain-containing protein: protein MWAIKILNGPQQGKVFPLQKGNNILGRSQKADIRVADSGISKNHAQIFVTNDKAIISDLKSSNGTFVNGVKVQNHGLKTGDKILINQTVITIFQLPDNVVFSDKPLLSSKAGQGSKHNSLSVPQPASITPFSQGETGLSPHVLQQQHQHQQQMAITPVISQHTGLEKVIHKANNYIDNVALPPIYRTTEKFELKYVLMMFTLAFVFIVTFLSIVPLSKIARDSVFEESKRRAISLARNLEQLNRKALAEESDLTLNVDFVTREPGVERALILSARGGILAPSTHSGKYINDPFIASLKKTDEIKTTEINDKQIGASVPSKFYDPDTGDTVVKAYAVVVYNIDAQAVDFKRTLSLFIQVFFISTLIGLLIYFVQYRMFLRPLQTLNDQMDDALKARTNDIHVPFMLKPFQDLIVKINSALSQLPKEFENNEAFSSQADKSVEASDVVNLFPVFAFAVDPVSTRFIAVNQHFYEHSWFNSTEILNTNIDEIAESSLNEVLRTLVMTAVEAPNTTHSQQYKTQEKVEYEITVKAISEKGRLSYLLFTVMQIADEAAA, encoded by the coding sequence ATGTGGGCGATTAAAATCCTCAATGGGCCACAACAGGGTAAGGTTTTTCCTCTGCAAAAGGGGAATAACATTCTCGGCCGCTCACAAAAAGCCGACATTCGAGTTGCCGATAGTGGCATCTCCAAAAACCATGCGCAGATTTTTGTCACCAACGACAAAGCCATCATTTCCGATTTAAAATCGAGCAATGGAACATTCGTTAATGGTGTCAAAGTTCAAAATCACGGGTTAAAGACCGGCGATAAGATATTAATCAATCAGACTGTCATCACGATTTTTCAGTTGCCTGACAATGTGGTCTTCTCCGATAAGCCTCTTTTGAGTAGCAAAGCGGGGCAAGGGTCAAAACATAACTCGTTGAGCGTGCCTCAACCCGCCTCGATCACGCCATTTTCTCAGGGCGAGACGGGCTTATCTCCCCATGTTCTGCAACAACAACACCAGCACCAACAGCAAATGGCCATCACCCCTGTGATTTCGCAGCACACGGGTCTAGAAAAGGTCATTCACAAAGCCAACAATTATATTGATAACGTGGCTTTGCCACCCATCTACCGCACCACCGAAAAGTTTGAGCTCAAGTATGTTCTGATGATGTTTACCTTGGCTTTTGTGTTTATCGTCACCTTCCTGTCGATCGTGCCCCTCTCGAAGATCGCTCGCGACAGCGTTTTCGAGGAGAGTAAACGTCGGGCCATTTCTCTCGCGCGCAATCTCGAACAGCTCAATCGCAAGGCCCTTGCAGAGGAATCCGATTTAACTCTCAATGTCGATTTTGTCACTCGAGAGCCGGGAGTGGAGAGAGCTCTCATTCTCTCCGCAAGGGGTGGAATATTGGCTCCATCCACTCACTCGGGAAAATATATCAATGATCCGTTTATCGCGAGTTTGAAAAAGACAGACGAAATTAAAACCACTGAAATTAACGATAAACAAATTGGTGCCAGCGTTCCCAGTAAGTTCTACGACCCCGATACTGGCGATACCGTGGTGAAAGCCTATGCCGTCGTGGTTTATAATATTGACGCCCAAGCCGTCGACTTCAAAAGAACGTTGAGCTTATTTATCCAGGTCTTTTTTATTTCGACCCTTATTGGTTTGTTGATCTATTTTGTTCAATACAGAATGTTTTTGCGTCCCTTACAAACTCTCAACGATCAAATGGATGATGCATTAAAGGCCCGCACCAACGATATTCATGTTCCTTTTATGTTAAAACCCTTCCAGGATTTGATTGTTAAAATCAATAGTGCCCTGTCGCAACTCCCGAAGGAGTTTGAAAACAACGAAGCTTTTTCCTCTCAAGCCGACAAGAGTGTCGAAGCGTCGGACGTGGTCAACCTTTTCCCCGTCTTCGCCTTCGCCGTAGATCCGGTGTCGACGCGCTTTATTGCCGTCAATCAACACTTTTATGAACACTCCTGGTTTAATTCCACGGAGATCCTCAATACAAATATAGATGAAATTGCGGAGTCGTCTCTCAATGAAGTTCTCCGCACTTTAGTCATGACCGCGGTGGAAGCTCCCAACACCACTCATTCTCAACAATATAAAACACAAGAAAAAGTCGAGTACGAAATCACCGTCAAAGCGATTTCGGAAAAAGGTCGACTCTCCTACCTTCTCTTTACCGTGATGCAAATTGCAGATGAGGCCGCCGCATGA
- a CDS encoding type II secretion system F family protein, whose product MAMDILLYLGMFLAGASIYWFVYSLFAANEDSKALSWATGTEPKKSKSPIINFSRPLVHQFTLKYAQRIKSEKIRSNIEYKIITGGLQSELNVDEFIGLKYLWGIMFPIVLILLNFALQLGYPWPIVFILAPIGYMIPDFHANAQKKKRAAEVIIDLPFFIELLALSTQAGADFFIAIKKIIEKAENSVLAEELNRVLQDNNLGTSREKAMKDMAYRLDIPEVTSFVNVINDAGATGASVSGVLKDHAEQMRMERFVRAEKAGARASQAMLIPMMMFILPAVFIIVFAPVALQFIYGGK is encoded by the coding sequence ATGGCTATGGATATATTACTTTATCTAGGTATGTTTTTGGCGGGAGCGTCGATCTATTGGTTCGTCTATTCCCTTTTTGCTGCGAATGAAGACAGCAAGGCTTTGTCTTGGGCCACGGGAACTGAACCTAAAAAATCTAAATCTCCGATCATCAACTTTTCGCGGCCGCTGGTGCATCAATTCACTCTCAAATATGCGCAGCGAATTAAGAGCGAAAAGATTCGAAGCAACATCGAGTACAAAATTATCACGGGCGGTCTACAATCCGAGCTCAACGTCGATGAATTCATCGGACTTAAATATCTCTGGGGAATTATGTTTCCCATCGTGCTTATCCTTTTAAACTTTGCCCTACAGTTGGGCTATCCATGGCCGATTGTTTTTATTCTCGCCCCTATTGGATATATGATTCCCGATTTCCACGCCAACGCCCAAAAGAAAAAGCGTGCGGCGGAAGTGATTATCGATCTGCCATTTTTCATCGAACTTCTCGCGCTATCCACACAGGCCGGAGCCGATTTCTTTATTGCGATTAAAAAAATTATCGAAAAGGCAGAAAACAGTGTTCTCGCTGAAGAGCTCAACCGAGTTCTCCAAGACAATAACCTGGGTACCTCTCGCGAAAAAGCCATGAAGGACATGGCCTACCGTCTCGACATCCCGGAGGTCACAAGCTTCGTCAACGTGATCAACGATGCCGGCGCGACGGGCGCCAGTGTCAGTGGCGTTCTGAAAGATCACGCCGAACAGATGCGGATGGAACGATTTGTACGCGCCGAAAAAGCGGGGGCTCGGGCGTCGCAGGCGATGTTGATTCCGATGATGATGTTTATTTTACCAGCAGTATTTATCATCGTGTTTGCTCCGGTTGCTCTGCAATTTATCTATGGAGGCAAGTAG
- a CDS encoding MFS transporter: MKNQRPESHSSAKKIIFLTVFIDLIGFGIYITLSPFIAKYFEASALQIGWLMSIYSIMQFIFAPIWGKLSDRYGRRPILLLSLLGGSLSYLAMAFAPNLWFLFICRAVAGVFAANISTAHAYMADITTEKDRASGMGLIGAAFGIGFIIGPTLGSAFGYAGKLLGDQPPFGIFFPSLMAFLITFLNFVWADFSLPETLNHGEKTVAHHEPLRWWRGSFGTRTVNRLIFVFFVTNVAMPLMEVMLFPFVADRFGWGLMESGVGFGVVGLMMALTQGLLVRRFIPLWGERRTLMLGLAGMTIAFAMISVATSIPWLAVAMTFLAVGNGFVRPSLLGMVSLLTSAKDQGAVMGSSQSAASLGRIIGPVVGGWLYSHYSMGSPFLAAACFTVIGIFALILEYSFLPDQLSERTPA, from the coding sequence ATGAAAAATCAACGTCCCGAGTCTCATTCTTCTGCAAAGAAAATCATATTTCTAACGGTCTTCATTGATCTCATTGGTTTTGGGATTTACATCACGCTCAGTCCGTTCATAGCCAAATATTTTGAGGCTTCGGCTCTGCAAATTGGTTGGCTGATGTCGATCTACTCCATCATGCAGTTTATTTTTGCGCCAATTTGGGGGAAATTAAGCGATCGTTATGGTCGTCGTCCCATTTTATTGTTGAGTCTTTTGGGCGGAAGCCTCTCTTACTTAGCGATGGCCTTCGCTCCCAACCTGTGGTTTCTCTTTATCTGTCGAGCTGTCGCGGGAGTCTTTGCGGCCAATATCTCAACCGCTCATGCTTACATGGCGGACATCACCACCGAAAAAGACCGTGCGAGCGGTATGGGACTGATCGGAGCGGCGTTTGGAATTGGTTTTATTATTGGCCCGACTTTAGGGAGCGCTTTTGGTTATGCGGGGAAACTTCTGGGCGATCAACCTCCCTTTGGAATCTTCTTTCCGAGCCTGATGGCGTTTTTAATTACATTCCTCAATTTCGTTTGGGCCGACTTCTCTCTTCCCGAGACTTTAAACCATGGGGAAAAAACTGTAGCTCATCACGAGCCGTTGCGTTGGTGGCGTGGATCTTTCGGTACGCGCACTGTGAATCGGTTGATTTTTGTTTTCTTCGTGACCAACGTGGCGATGCCTTTAATGGAAGTGATGCTGTTTCCCTTTGTCGCCGATCGTTTTGGTTGGGGGCTGATGGAGTCGGGTGTTGGTTTTGGTGTGGTCGGTTTGATGATGGCTTTGACTCAAGGTCTTTTGGTTCGGAGATTCATTCCTTTGTGGGGTGAGCGTCGAACACTGATGTTAGGATTAGCGGGCATGACCATCGCTTTTGCTATGATCTCGGTGGCGACTTCGATTCCTTGGTTGGCCGTGGCCATGACTTTTCTCGCGGTGGGGAATGGTTTTGTTCGTCCTTCGCTCTTAGGAATGGTCAGCTTACTCACGAGCGCCAAAGATCAAGGGGCAGTGATGGGATCTTCGCAAAGTGCGGCCTCTCTCGGGCGAATTATTGGGCCGGTGGTGGGTGGCTGGCTCTACAGTCATTACAGTATGGGCAGTCCGTTTTTAGCCGCTGCGTGTTTTACAGTCATAGGAATATTTGCTTTAATTTTAGAATACTCATTTTTGCCAGATCAGTTATCTGAAAGGACTCCAGCATGA